One genomic window of Sodaliphilus pleomorphus includes the following:
- a CDS encoding Nif3-like dinuclear metal center hexameric protein, translating into MKVKEITSAIEAYAPLYLQEDYDNAGMQVGNPEQEITGVLLCTDVREPIVDEAIARGFNLVISHHPLIFHGIKKIAGRNYIERIIAKAIKHDITIYCAHTNIDSARGGVSFKMAQKLGLKNVEILSPRQGLLEKLVTYVPTAQASRVEQAMFTAGAGRLGDYDSCSYRLEGQGRYRALEGATPFAGTVGEHHTEPETRVEVLVHKPLMGKVVTAMLKAHPYEEPAFDIIPLDNVDRYSGLGVIGDIEPQPALDFLERVKQAFEVEALRYSGDTDKTVSRIAMCGGAGAEFTSLALARHAQVYITGDLKYHEFMGNEDSIILADIGHYESEHYTKEIFLDIIRQKIPNFAVAFASNEKNQVKYL; encoded by the coding sequence ATGAAAGTAAAAGAAATCACCAGCGCCATCGAGGCCTACGCCCCACTCTACCTGCAAGAAGACTATGACAACGCCGGCATGCAAGTGGGCAACCCCGAGCAGGAAATCACCGGTGTGCTGCTGTGCACCGACGTGCGCGAGCCCATAGTCGACGAGGCCATCGCCCGAGGCTTCAACCTCGTCATCTCGCACCACCCGCTCATCTTTCACGGCATCAAGAAGATAGCCGGGCGCAACTACATCGAGCGAATCATCGCCAAGGCCATAAAGCACGACATCACCATCTATTGCGCCCACACCAACATCGACAGCGCGCGGGGCGGCGTGAGCTTCAAGATGGCACAGAAACTGGGGTTGAAAAATGTGGAAATACTCAGCCCGCGGCAAGGCCTGCTCGAGAAGCTCGTGACCTATGTACCCACGGCACAGGCCTCCAGGGTAGAGCAAGCCATGTTCACGGCCGGGGCCGGCCGCCTGGGCGACTACGACTCGTGCAGCTACAGGCTCGAGGGGCAAGGCCGCTACCGCGCTCTTGAGGGTGCCACCCCCTTTGCCGGCACAGTGGGCGAGCATCACACCGAACCCGAGACGCGTGTCGAGGTGCTGGTGCACAAGCCTCTCATGGGAAAGGTGGTGACCGCCATGCTCAAGGCACACCCCTACGAGGAACCCGCCTTCGACATCATCCCTCTCGACAACGTCGACCGCTACAGCGGCCTGGGCGTGATAGGCGACATCGAGCCCCAGCCTGCACTCGACTTTCTCGAGCGTGTGAAACAAGCCTTCGAGGTTGAAGCCTTGCGCTACAGCGGCGACACCGACAAGACGGTGAGCCGCATCGCCATGTGCGGCGGCGCCGGGGCCGAGTTCACCAGCCTCGCCCTGGCCAGGCACGCGCAGGTGTACATCACCGGCGACTTGAAATACCACGAGTTTATGGGCAACGAGGACAGCATCATTCTGGCCGACATAGGGCATTATGAAAGCGAGCACTATACAAAAGAGATTTTTTTGGATATAATTCGGCAAAAAATTCCTAACTTTGCAGTTGCTTTTGCAAGCAATGAAAAAAATCAAGTAAAATATTTGTAA
- a CDS encoding FKBP-type peptidyl-prolyl cis-trans isomerase has translation MKKFPMILMLCFLVAGIMTSCLDSDNTGDIDKDYLEANTNFFKAQASLKNADGTDYYKVVTAAWDPTAQVLMHWFNDTAATAGNLKPLYTSIVDVKYKLTLYDGTAVDSSYTRTSPADSVFRTRINTGVIMGWPIALTRMHIGDSCRVVVPYSQGYGSTDYDLIKAGSTLVFDMKLVGIPAYETGKASSN, from the coding sequence ATGAAAAAATTCCCCATGATATTGATGCTGTGTTTCCTCGTTGCAGGGATCATGACATCGTGCTTGGACTCAGACAACACAGGCGACATCGACAAGGACTACCTGGAGGCCAACACCAACTTCTTCAAGGCCCAGGCCAGCCTCAAGAATGCCGACGGCACCGACTACTACAAGGTGGTGACCGCCGCTTGGGACCCGACGGCCCAAGTGCTCATGCACTGGTTCAACGACACGGCTGCCACAGCCGGCAACCTCAAGCCGCTCTACACGTCGATTGTCGACGTGAAGTACAAGCTCACGCTCTACGACGGCACAGCAGTCGACTCGTCCTACACGCGCACCAGTCCGGCCGACAGCGTGTTTCGCACCCGCATCAACACAGGCGTGATCATGGGTTGGCCCATAGCGCTCACCCGCATGCACATAGGCGACAGCTGCCGCGTGGTGGTGCCCTACAGCCAGGGCTACGGCTCGACCGACTACGACCTGATAAAGGCTGGCAGCACGCTCGTCTTCGACATGAAGCTGGTGGGCATACCTGCCTATGAGACGGGCAAGGCAAGCAGCAACTGA
- a CDS encoding glycine--tRNA ligase has translation MAKQEDVFKKIVAHAKEYGFVFPSSEIYDGLGAVYDYGQNGVEMKNNIKRYWWEAMTRLHENIVGLDSAIFMHPTIWKASGHVDAFNDPLIDNRDSKKRYRADVLIEDEIAKYDDKINKEVAKAAKRFGESFDEALYRKTNPRVLEHVQKRDALHKRYEVAMNANDLKELKQIIVDEGIVDPISGTKNWTDVRQFNLMFKTQMGSTGDSQMDIYLRPETAQGIFVNFLNVQKTGRMRIPFGIAQIGKAFRNEIVARQFIFRMREFEQMEMQFFVRPGEEMEWFEYWKKTRLKWHQALGMGNEKYRFHDHEKLAHYANAATDIEFLMPFGFKEVEGIHSRTDFDLSQHEKFSGKKIQYFDPELGKSYTPYDIETSIGVDRMFLSVFCSSYDEQTLDNGETRVVLHLPKQLAPVKCAVLPLVKKDGLPEKAQEIMDVLRFDFNCRYDEKDSVGKRYRRQDAIGTPYCITVDGQTLEDNTVTLRDRDTMSQERVAIDRLPGIISEACDMNALLRKLV, from the coding sequence ATGGCAAAACAAGAAGACGTTTTCAAGAAGATTGTGGCACATGCCAAGGAGTATGGGTTCGTTTTTCCCTCAAGCGAGATCTATGACGGGCTGGGAGCCGTGTACGACTACGGCCAAAACGGCGTGGAGATGAAAAACAACATCAAGCGCTACTGGTGGGAGGCAATGACCCGCCTGCACGAGAACATCGTGGGCCTTGACTCGGCCATCTTCATGCACCCCACGATATGGAAGGCCAGCGGCCACGTCGACGCATTCAACGACCCGCTCATCGACAACCGCGACTCCAAGAAGCGCTACCGCGCCGACGTGCTCATTGAAGACGAAATTGCAAAATACGACGACAAAATCAACAAGGAAGTAGCCAAGGCTGCCAAGCGATTTGGCGAGAGCTTCGACGAGGCCCTGTACCGCAAGACCAACCCTCGCGTGCTCGAGCACGTGCAGAAGCGCGACGCCCTGCACAAGCGCTATGAGGTGGCCATGAACGCCAACGACCTGAAGGAGCTCAAGCAGATCATCGTCGACGAGGGCATCGTCGACCCCATATCGGGCACCAAGAACTGGACCGACGTGCGCCAGTTCAACCTCATGTTCAAGACGCAGATGGGCAGCACGGGCGACTCGCAGATGGACATCTACCTGCGCCCCGAGACTGCACAAGGCATCTTTGTAAACTTCCTGAACGTGCAGAAGACGGGACGCATGCGCATCCCCTTCGGCATTGCCCAGATAGGCAAGGCCTTCCGCAACGAGATAGTAGCCCGCCAGTTCATCTTCCGCATGCGCGAGTTTGAGCAGATGGAGATGCAATTCTTTGTGCGCCCGGGCGAGGAGATGGAGTGGTTTGAATACTGGAAAAAGACCCGCCTCAAGTGGCACCAGGCCCTGGGCATGGGCAACGAGAAGTACCGCTTCCACGACCACGAGAAACTGGCCCACTATGCCAACGCCGCCACCGACATCGAGTTTCTCATGCCCTTCGGCTTCAAGGAGGTGGAAGGCATACACAGCCGCACCGACTTTGACCTGTCGCAGCACGAGAAATTCTCGGGCAAGAAGATACAATACTTCGACCCAGAGCTGGGCAAGAGCTACACCCCCTACGACATCGAGACCTCGATAGGCGTCGACCGCATGTTCCTCTCGGTGTTCTGCTCGAGCTACGACGAGCAGACGCTCGACAACGGCGAGACCCGCGTGGTGCTGCACCTGCCCAAGCAGCTGGCACCGGTGAAGTGCGCTGTGCTGCCGCTGGTGAAGAAAGACGGGCTTCCCGAGAAGGCACAGGAAATCATGGACGTGCTGCGCTTCGACTTCAATTGCCGCTACGACGAGAAGGACTCGGTGGGCAAGCGCTACCGCCGCCAGGATGCCATAGGCACGCCCTACTGCATCACCGTCGACGGCCAGACGCTCGAAGACAACACCGTGACCCTGCGCGACCGCGACACCATGAGCCAGGAGCGCGTGGCCATCGACCGCCTGCCCGGCATCATAAGCGAGGCTTGCGACATGAACGCGTTGCTGCGCAAGCTGGTGTGA
- the hrpB gene encoding ATP-dependent helicase HrpB, giving the protein MSIDTTTPHIPPLGRSLPAAAIAAQLNAALHEHHAVVVVAPPGAGKSTLLPLTMLDAMPQGRIVMLEPRRIAARQVAMRMAQMLGEPVGKTVGYQIRFERKITAQTRIEVVTEGILTRRMAGDPTLEGVNCVIFDEFHERSLSTDLAFCLAQHVKSILRPDLNIVVMSATIDTQAICQAIGARAISCSGKIYPVETVRTNVDITPQQIPEAVAIIVSQAHRRHEGDILAFLPGQADIMRCAELLGDNLSPTRVYPLYGNLSAQEQYEAIAPSAPGHRKIVLATPIAETSITIEGVRIVVDSGYYRQLVYDPASGLSHLETVRTSKDMAKQRAGRAGRVAPGTCYQLWTAATELRMSEQRQPEIMNADLTPVVLDIAALGETSVKTLPWLTPPADLDVIKASRQLQLLHAITASGHITPLGRRMATLPCHPRIARMMLHGGQPQLKALACDIAAILEEKDVLATASAGASLLLRVTSLRDARRNKRLGPWRRIAMVAQEYARMAHVPLDNSYPSAEDIGQLVATGYPERVAKAVGNNGIYQLASGGTVQLDPADQLTGYQWLAIASLHAGNQGHGHVYLAAPVDIADLDSLAQWCDNVTWITHQGGIVARREQRLGQLVIQSKPIDIADNDQLTRIVCKAVAREGLSLLDWSDEVKTLQLRVALVAKWHAELSLPDLTTSHLLQNADTWLPLYLTENSRAITTVAQLRKINLAEVLWNIMTYQQQQAVERLAPSRIRVASGRHIKVRYRPGTDVPVLSVRLQECFGMTDTPCVDDGQVPVLMEMLSPGFKPVQLTRDLRSFWHTTYYEVRKELRRRYPKHAWPDDPMQYKPVARSNKPRHLQQQ; this is encoded by the coding sequence ATGAGCATCGACACTACAACACCCCACATACCGCCATTAGGCCGGTCATTGCCTGCCGCCGCCATAGCCGCCCAGCTCAATGCGGCCTTGCATGAGCATCATGCAGTAGTAGTCGTGGCGCCGCCGGGCGCAGGCAAGTCGACACTGCTGCCACTCACCATGCTCGACGCCATGCCGCAGGGGCGCATCGTCATGCTTGAACCCCGGCGCATCGCTGCCCGGCAGGTGGCCATGCGCATGGCCCAGATGCTGGGAGAACCCGTGGGCAAGACCGTGGGCTACCAAATAAGATTTGAACGGAAGATTACGGCACAGACCCGGATAGAGGTTGTAACCGAGGGCATACTCACACGCCGCATGGCCGGCGACCCCACACTCGAGGGCGTGAATTGCGTGATCTTCGACGAGTTTCACGAGCGCAGCCTGTCGACCGACCTGGCCTTCTGCCTGGCCCAGCACGTGAAGAGCATCCTGCGTCCCGACCTCAACATTGTTGTCATGTCGGCAACCATCGACACCCAGGCCATATGCCAAGCCATAGGAGCAAGAGCGATAAGCTGCAGTGGCAAGATATATCCTGTGGAGACCGTGAGAACCAATGTCGACATCACCCCACAGCAGATACCTGAAGCAGTGGCCATCATCGTGAGCCAGGCCCACAGGCGGCACGAGGGCGACATCCTTGCCTTCTTGCCAGGACAGGCCGACATCATGCGCTGCGCCGAGCTCCTGGGCGACAATCTGAGCCCGACCCGCGTGTACCCCCTCTATGGCAATCTCAGTGCACAAGAGCAATATGAGGCCATCGCCCCGTCGGCACCGGGGCACCGCAAGATAGTGCTGGCCACGCCCATTGCCGAGACTTCGATTACTATCGAAGGCGTGCGCATAGTAGTCGACAGCGGCTACTACCGCCAGCTGGTGTATGACCCAGCCAGCGGACTGAGCCATCTCGAGACCGTGCGCACCAGCAAAGACATGGCCAAGCAACGCGCCGGACGCGCGGGTCGCGTAGCGCCCGGCACATGCTACCAACTGTGGACAGCGGCCACCGAGCTGCGCATGAGCGAGCAACGCCAGCCCGAAATCATGAATGCCGACCTCACGCCTGTGGTGCTCGACATCGCCGCCCTGGGCGAGACCAGCGTCAAGACACTGCCCTGGCTCACCCCGCCTGCCGACCTCGACGTCATCAAGGCCAGCAGGCAGCTGCAACTGTTGCATGCCATCACGGCCAGCGGACACATCACTCCCCTGGGCCGCCGAATGGCTACACTGCCCTGCCACCCCCGCATTGCCAGGATGATGCTGCACGGCGGCCAACCGCAACTCAAGGCACTGGCCTGCGACATCGCAGCTATACTCGAGGAAAAAGACGTGCTCGCCACAGCCAGTGCCGGCGCCAGCCTGCTACTGCGCGTCACAAGCCTGCGCGATGCCCGCCGCAACAAGCGCTTGGGGCCATGGCGGCGCATAGCCATGGTGGCACAGGAATATGCCCGCATGGCACACGTGCCTCTCGACAACTCCTATCCAAGCGCAGAAGACATAGGCCAGCTGGTGGCCACAGGCTACCCCGAGCGTGTCGCCAAAGCCGTGGGCAACAACGGCATCTATCAACTGGCCAGCGGCGGCACGGTGCAACTCGACCCTGCCGACCAGCTCACAGGCTACCAATGGCTGGCCATCGCCTCACTGCACGCAGGCAACCAGGGGCACGGCCACGTGTATCTTGCAGCACCTGTCGACATTGCCGACCTTGACAGTCTCGCCCAGTGGTGCGACAATGTGACGTGGATTACCCATCAAGGCGGCATCGTAGCCCGCCGCGAGCAACGCCTGGGGCAGCTCGTGATACAGTCTAAACCCATCGATATTGCCGACAACGACCAGCTCACCCGCATCGTGTGCAAGGCAGTCGCCCGTGAGGGGCTGAGTCTGCTCGACTGGAGCGACGAGGTGAAGACCCTGCAACTGAGAGTAGCCCTTGTCGCCAAGTGGCATGCCGAACTGTCGCTGCCCGACCTCACCACCAGCCACTTGCTGCAGAATGCCGACACATGGCTGCCACTGTATCTCACCGAAAACAGCCGTGCGATAACAACCGTTGCCCAGCTGCGAAAAATCAATCTTGCCGAAGTGCTGTGGAACATCATGACCTACCAGCAGCAGCAGGCCGTAGAGCGCCTTGCCCCGTCGCGCATAAGAGTGGCGTCGGGCCGGCACATAAAAGTGAGATACCGGCCTGGCACCGACGTGCCAGTGCTCAGCGTGCGACTGCAAGAGTGCTTCGGCATGACCGACACCCCCTGTGTCGACGACGGGCAAGTGCCCGTGCTCATGGAGATGCTGAGCCCTGGCTTCAAGCCCGTGCAGCTCACCCGCGACCTGCGCAGTTTCTGGCACACCACCTACTACGAGGTGCGCAAAGAATTGCGCCGCCGCTATCCCAAGCATGCCTGGCCCGACGACCCCATGCAATACAAGCCCGTGGCGAGAAGCAACAAGCCCCGGCACTTGCAGCAACAGTGA